The following coding sequences lie in one Spea bombifrons isolate aSpeBom1 chromosome 5, aSpeBom1.2.pri, whole genome shotgun sequence genomic window:
- the LRRD1 gene encoding leucine-rich repeat and death domain-containing protein 1, producing the protein MTMSSEAYSNTVTNLNAKGLSEIPADVFKCRYLKCLQVDNNAITTVPKEVTHLPELEILSIEGNALKCLPPHIGLLPLLQALNISRNHLTCLPEEIKNLKYIKQLFATHNNLTHLPLAMGDLKTLQILGLSANSLKSLPDSINNLKNLHVLNLDSNQMSILPKPLFKLPHLVKLCLSGNQIKSLPKEIGHLKSLRELSLSNNHLTFLPVQLYSLTNLEDLLLDNNKLTAISDKIENLQQLKVLSIGNNLLTGIPEKVCSCVLMEYLSLSGNQILTLPTRIHRLKNLKELRIDRNSLGSLPEQLAHLSDLLVISCAENNLLYVPIELKNCVQITKLDLSGNKLSEIPQALTSMTELLYLILNNNEIAEVPETIIYVKKLKHLALRGNKLVKFSVHICSLQYLTFLDLCENNISHVPPEVANMDSLCELLLHSNKLTSFPPELCALNNLQKVDLSDNKIQSVTEQISQLQKLQDLNLSNNYFKAFPRQVCTIRSLETLKISQQNGLKLTAFPEDLSNLANLKSVDISDNAFTIIPNSIGEMKNLIQITASNNHLSVLPPSIVSMTGLQKVCLKGNRLRVLPRDMHRLHNLKEINLDNNPMCSPPRPVCEGKQLYPIGRYLHGADVREEKIMQKVFRMVSCNIDVEDFIFFCKKLQLKDEEIKVFVKSRTLQLPDKILQALTLWKNSRQPGDAPAHVTDRLIRALVMSDFHDVAQKARMIKIAANAIKF; encoded by the exons ATGACAATGTCCTCAGAAGCTTACAGTAATACGGTCACCAACCTGAATGCTAAAGGTCTATCCGAAATACCAGCAGACGTTTTCAAATGTAGGTATTTAAAATGTCTGCAAGTTGACAACAACGCCATAACAACGGTGCCAAAAGAGGTGACCCATCTTCCTGAACTAGAAATATTGTCCATCGAAGGAAACGCCCTAAAGTGTTTACCTCCTCATATTGGTCTTCTTCCTCTGCTTCAAGCATTAAATATAAGTCGTAACCACTTAACCTGCCTTCCAGAAGAGATAAAAAACCTGAAATACATCAAGCAACTGTTTGCAACCCATAATAACCTTACCCATCTGCCGCTGGCCATGGGAGACCTCAAAACGCTCCAGATACTAGGATTAAGTGCCAACAGTCTGAAAAGTCTTCCAGACTCCATCAACAACCTTAAAAACCTGCATGTGCTGAACTTGGATTCCAATCAGATGTCGATCCTACCAAAACCCCTGTTTAAATTGCCACATCTTGTCAAGCTGTGCCTGTCTGGAAACCAGATAAAAAGTTTGCCAAAGGAAATAGGACACCTTAAAAGCCTACGTGAGCTTTCGCTCAGTAACAACCATCTCACCTTTTTGCCAGTTCAGTTATATAGTTTAACCAACTTGGAAGACCTCCTACTTGATAACAACAAGCTGACTGCCATATCAGATAAGATTGAGAACTTGCAGCAGCTAAAGGTGCTATCCATTGGCAACAACTTACTCACAGGGATCCCAGAGAAGGTTTGCAGCTGTGTCCTCATGGAATATTTGTCCCTAAGTGGTAACCAAATACTCACACTCCCTACAAGGATTCATAGACTAAAGAATTTAAAGGAGCTACGTATTGATCGGAACTCCTTGGGGAGTCTGCCAGAACAGTTGGCTCATCTATCAGATCTGTTGGTGATTTCGTGTGCAGAGAATAACTTGCTTTATGTCCCAATTGAACTTAAAAACTGTGTACAAATAACCAAACTGGACCTGAGTGGTAATAAACTCTCGGAGATTCCTCAGGCATTGACTTCAATGACTGAGTTGTTGTATTTAATCCTTAACAACAATGAAATTGCGGAGGTTCCTGAAACTATAATATAcgttaaaaaactaaaacatctGGCACTAAGGGGAAACAAATTGGTGAAGTTCTCGGTACATATCTGCAGTCTGCAATATCTAACCTTCTTAGACCTCTGCGAAAATAACATTAGCCATGTTCCTCCAGAAGTGGCCAATATGGATTCTCTCTGTGAGCTTCTGCTACATTCCAATAAGCTTACAAGTTTCCCACCTGAACTGTGCGCTTTAAACAATCTTCAGAAAGTCGACCTTTCAGACAATAAGATCCAAAGCGTTACCGAGCAAATCAGCCAACTGCAGAAACTTCAAGActtaaatctttcaaataattattttaaagcatttcCACGTCAAGTGTGTACTATAAGATCACTGGAAACCCTGAAAATAAGTCAACAAAATGGATTAAAG TTAACTGCTTTTCCAGAAGATCTTAGTAATCTAGCTAATTTAAAGAGCGTTGATATATCAGATAACGCCTTCACCATCATACCAAACAGTATTGGAGAGATGAAGAACTTGATTCAGATAACAGCATCTAACAATCACCTAAGTGTTCTTCCTCCATCCATTGTCTCCATGACCGGTCTTCAAAAAGTCTGTCTTAAAG GAAACCGCTTAAGAGTCCTGCCGCGCGACATGCATCGTCTCCACAATCTGAAGGAGATAAATCTGGATAACAATCCCATGTGCAGCCCCCCGCGCCCCGTGTGTGAAGGGAAACAGCTCTATCCTATTGGCCGCTATCTTCACGGAGCCGACGTCAGGGAAG AGAAGATTATGCAGAAGGTATTCAGAATGGTCTCCTGCAACATCGATGTtgaagatttcatttttttctgtaagaaaCTGCAACTTAAAGACGAGGAGATCAAAGTATTTGTCAAAAGCAG
- the KRIT1 gene encoding krev interaction trapped protein 1, whose product MGNPADGEDVFVAVIRPKNPGSLSSREYRAKLYEILMIEVPVEGQKKKRRKLLLETKLHGDKDRTQEILDYVLETTKPSNQGVKGKRVVLMRTFPLDGENAGREATLYVVPAAAKDNAKSAYAPGSPVFYCLQDIMRVCSESSAHFSTITARMLIALDKWLDEQHTQTYAIAALFRPSPLERIKTNITNPAYSSDSGQSDNSLHMGYTALEIKSKMMALEKADMCIYNPLFGSDLQYTNRVDKVVINPYFGLGAPDYSKIQIPKREKWQRSMSSVMEDKERQWVDDFPLHRSACEGDTELLARLLDKGCSVNQLDNDQWAPIHYACWYGKAEATSALLEKGKCSPNLLNGQLSSPLHFAAGGGHAEIVQILLNHQEIDRHITDQQGRSPLDICEENKQGKWEEAAQLLKEAVNKPYEKVRIYRMDGSYRSVELKHGNNTSVQQIMEGMRLSQETQQYFTIWICSENISLQLKPFHKPLQHIRDWAEIVSELTNLDPQREMPQLFLRRDVKLPLDVEKKIEDPLAILILFDEARYNLLKSFYPAPDAKLITLASLLLQIVYGNYESKKHKQGFLNEENLKSIVPIAKVKSKAPHWTNRILHEYKNLSTSEGVSKEMHHLQRMFLQNCWDIPTYGAAFFTGQIYTKPTSSSHKVIQVYVGVNIKGLHLLNLETKALLISLKFGSFMWQLGDADMCFQIHSLQNKMNFIVHTKQAGLVVKLLMKLSGQFSPADQSSTECYGYG is encoded by the exons ATGGGTAACCCCGCTGACGGGGAAGATGTCTTTGTGGCGGTGATCCGACCAAAGAATCCTGGAAGTCTTAGTTCGAGGGAGTACAGGGCGAAGCTGTATGAA ATATTAATGATAGAGGTTCCGGTTGAAggacaaaagaaaaaacgaaGGAAACTTTTGCTGGAGACCAAATTACACGGAGATAAAGATAGAACCCAGGAAATACTGGACTATGTTTTAGAGACCACTAAACCTTCAAATCAAGGGGTCAAAG GTAAAAGAGTTGTGTTAATGAGGACGTTTCCGCTGGATGGAGAAAATGCTGGCCGGGAAGCGACTCTGTACGTGGTCCCCGCAGCTGCTAAAG ATAATGCTAAGAGTGCATACGCCCCGGGCAGTCCTGTGTTCTACTGTCTGCAAGATATCATGAGAGTCTGCAGTGAATCGAGCGCTCATTTTTCCACAATCACCGCGCGGATGTTAATCGCTTTAGACAA GTGGCTCGATGAACAGCACACACAAACCTACGCCATCGCCGCGTTATTCAGGCCTTCTCCCCTCGAGCGAATAAAAACCAATATCACAAACCCAGCGTATTCCTCTGACTCCGGACAGTCTGACAACTCGCTACACATGGGCTACACCGCTCTGGAAATCAAGAGCAAAATGATGGCGCTCGAAAAGGCAGACATGTGCATCTATAATCCTCTGTTCGGCTCTGATCTTCAGTATACCAACAGG GTTGATAAAGTTGTTATAAACCCATATTTTGGCCTCGGAGCACCTGATTATTCAAAGATCCAGATACCAAAGAGAGAGAAATGGCAGAGGAGCATGAGCAGCGTCATGGAGGACAA AGAGCGGCAGTGGGTCGATGACTTCCCTCTGCACCGCAGTGCCTGTGAAGGCGATACAGAACTTCTGGCCCGGTTACTGGATAAGGGCTGTTCTGTTAACCAGCTCGATAACGACCAGTGGGCACCCATACACTACGCTTGCTG GTACGGCAAGGCTGAAGCCACAAGCGCGTTGCTGGAGAAAGGAAAGTGTAGCCCTAACTTATTAAACGGACAGCTCAGTTCTCCGCTGCATTTCGCTGCTGGGGGAGGCCATGCAGAAATCGTACAGATTCTCCTCAATCATCAGGAAATAGACCGG CACATCACTGACCAGCAAGGACGGTCGCCTTTGGACATATGCGAAGAGAACAAGCAGGGCAAGTGGGAAGAGGCTGCTCAGCTGCTAAAGGAAGCCGTCAATAAGCCg TACGAGAAAGTGCGTATATATCGCATGGATGGGTCGTACCGTTCGGTGGAGCTGAAGCATGGGAATAACACCAGTGTTCAGCAGATTATGGAGGGGATGCGTCTGTCCCAAGAAACCCAGCAATACTTCACCATATGGATCTGTTCAGAGAACATCA GTCTCCAGCTGAAGCCGTTCCACAAACCTTTGCAGCACATCAGAGACTGGGCAGAAATAGTCTCGGAGTTGACCAATCTAGACCCCCAGAGAGAGATGCCGCAGCTCTTCCTCAGGAGGGATGTGAAGCTACCCCTGGATGTAGAGAAGAAA ATTGAAGATCCTCTCGCCATCCTCATCCTTTTTGATGAAGCTCGGTACAACTTGCTGAAAAGTTTCTATCCCGCGCCAGACGCGAAGCTCATCACGTTGGCGAGCCTTCTTCTGCAGATTGTTTATGGGAACTACGAAAGCAAGAAGCACAAGCAAGGGTTCCTTAA TGAAGAAAATTTGAAATCCATAGTACCGATCGCTAAAGTGAAGAGCAAAGCCCCCCACTGGACAAACCGAATTCTTCATGAATACAAG AATCTGAGTACGAGTGAAGGTGTGAGCAAGGAGATGCACCATCTGCAGCGCATGTTTCTTCAGAACTGCTGGGACATTCCTACATACGGAGCAGCGTTTTTTACGGGTCAGATATACACAAAGCCGACCTCCAGCAGCCACAAGGTCATTCAAGTGTATGTTGGTGTCAACATTAAAGGCCTGCATCTCCTTAACCTGGAAACCAAG GCTTTGCTGATCAGTTTAAAGTTCGGAAGCTTCATGTGGCAGCTGGGAGATGCAGATATGTGTTTCCAAATCCATAGcctgcaaaataaaatgaatttcatAGTTCACACTAAGCAG GCCGGCCTTGTGGTGAAACTGCTGATGAAGTTAAGTGGTCAGTTTTCCCCGGCAGATCAAAGCTCGACGGAGTGCTACGGTTATGGTTAA